The nucleotide sequence CTCTGTCCTAAATCATTTATCTCGGGCAGTATATTAACAATTGATACATAACATTGATACATTTGTTTATAGAGTGTAATTATTCAGGTCTGTTCGAAAAGTGTCAAAATGTCTGTGATTGCTTGTTTCATTTGTGATAACCAGTTTAAAAACGAATTTGCATTGATGCAGCATATATCAATGAAACATAGTATTGAAAAGTTAACTCCATCAAATAATTGTAAGCATTGTTCTCTAAATTTCCCTAACtcaaaaaagttacaaaaacaTGAAGAGGATGTACATAAAAATGTCGATTATTTTCCCTGCGACTACTGTACGTGCAATCTCAAAAGTATTAAGAGAAAACTTGAACATACGAAAGTAGTCCACGGTATTACTCTACTGATAAAATGTACACACTGTGAAATGTTATTCAAGTGTGAGCAAGAGTTAAACAAACATATTGAGAATATTCATACATGCGAAATTTGCAAAATTATCTTGACAGACTTGAAAGCTAAAGAACTACatttacaaattattcataataataaatattgttcattttgttcaaaaatattcaggaatttgattgatttaaaaCAACACATGAAAGCTGTTcatactgatatttttttatgcgTAGACTGTAATAAggtatttaagaaaaaattagacTTGGATCAACATATGGTAGCTGTTCATGAACAAATTGAATGCATGAAATGTAATAAATCGTTCAAGAAAGCTAAAGATTTGCAACAACATTTAATTTTAGTACATACCCAAAAACATTCAATCAAATCTAATACcgttgaaaacaatttttcttgtaaaatttgttCGAGGCTATTTTCTTCTGAATCGGCTAAAAATTCACATTACGAACAAGCTCATACGTATCCGTGTCGTTATTGCACgaaaaatttcaaggaaatcagTCAGTTGCAACAACATACGGATGATAAACATAAAAACGTCGATTTTTTCCCTTGCAACCACTGTACAAAGGAATTCAATACGGAATTAAGCAGGTATTATCATATCGAAGCCTTTCATACATTCACCTGTTACGTGTGCTATAAAAAATTCGACGAAGCTATACAATTGGAGCACCACAAACGTAGCCTCCATCAACCTAAAAACGTTCCATCACAAATATTCAGTTGTCGTTATTGTCCGAAAACCTTCAACGAATCGGGCGTTTTGGAACAGCACAAAGTGGCTAAACAcaaaaacatcaattatttcCCTTGTGAATattgtttggaaaatttcgaTTCGAATATCAGTAGAAGAAATCATTTTATAGGGGTCCACAGTAACTTGTCGCGTAATTGCTCGAATTATCCTACTATGGAAATTAAAACCAGACagattatttgtaattattgcCTTAGATCATTCAAATCGAGCGAGGATTTAAGAAAACATGAAATTCAAATACACAAAATAGTAAAACTGAAcaaataaacaacatttttcatgtttttttttgtgtataaattCTAAAACCATAaagttgatattaaaaatagataagaaaAGAGAGAAAGTGCATTGGTTTATCTCTCTCTACTCGccattaaaataaaacttgttcTTTGCCCACTCGAAACGTCATGATGGTCCAAATCCAATCAGAATAAAGGGAGGTGTAtaccaatattatttttatctatcaaTCATTTTAATATAACCTATACTTCGTTATCTCTatgtttaatattaactctatggtGTAAACTGAGGTATTTGTACGAAAAAATTGACCGATTATCCATTATctgttatataaaattataataaacattacGTTTTtgaaagttaggttaagtttataatattgatgattatatgtatggagggtagaggtaaggagaaccatctcaattcaaaatttgatcagAATGGCGAGATATCATATGATTGTTcagttcagtcttccgtccgtcTTATTTGAATATGcagtgttaaaaaattttaaatgactaGAGTCgtcgttttatttaaaatttaagcTCGTTCGTTATAGTAGCGCCTCTCTAACGTAAAGAATTCTTTGTGTGGCAcagagatggttctccttacctctaccctccataattatagtattaaaatctattttggTGGACATTTATATcttgtaatatataaaatggctgtttttttttgtcataatcGATGCGTTCCACGATTGTAGTCGAGAACGTCACTCATGACTTCATGTCAATGTTCACGACGACGCTTGTCAAGATTTAGGTCGAAGTGAGCGTTGAAAGAATTAGCGGAATTTTCGAAACTCAAGTAAAGCAAATTGCAACTATGAGAAtatgtttcattatttaatgCGTTATGGgatattataaatacttttgaagGATTGTTGTGACGCGCAACTTAATATTTTACTTCAATGTAAATTAGTTAAGTACTCtgctaaaaaattcgatatcttacaaattataacataacctaTTAAAGTTCGTCGATCGTAAACGTGATTATAGTGAATATTGAATTGATAATGTTATTATTCATTAGTTTGTCctgttttcttcttatttggATATTTCAGCTGTGATATTTACAATTGATTAACCTTTTGCTCTTCCAGAATAATAACATTCTAATATTGCTGTTGTTgttgttaaaaacatttttttatcacattgttataattttttttagtttattattacTGGTTTAAAATGGTGcaccaaaatataaattgacACATGGAGCTTTCGGTTTTTTATTATAGAGTATTTATTTCGTTGGTTCCcttatattattcataaatatatattttatttacaatgcattgaaagttatatttagtttataatatttatctttctaatctatgttgaaaacgattttatttttatgtttataccggttaatgacaaataaaatttatttttatggtgGGAaactttcttgttttttttctatatatccaGTAGCACCAAAATTCCAATTTCCTGCTGAAGATGTTGAAATTTTTCGTTATCACGTTTTATAACCCTAGATATGAGTAAAACGTAAAGTAAAGGTAGTTGGTACATCATTTCGGatttcaaaaacttgaaaatttttatttgccaATCTATTTCCTTCCCTATAACACTGATTTTATAATCCATTTCTTTATGAAAAGAAagagaaatgatttattttcaaaaattgttgacaatttttatacaaaagctaagaaacaaacatacaaCTAACTAAATACActccaaaatattcaataactatGTAATCATAcaagtaaaagaaaataagaataatccAACCATAATTAATTCATATCTAGTTCAACTGATAATAAGTTGTTGATTGGTTGATCCCCTTGTATTGATATATATCATAGTGAGCAgcctttttaataaaaaaaagtcatttttaagtgttacataatatatttaagtaaaatgtgtacacaaattaatcaatttttcttaaaattaacgTTATTTCAACCTTTATAATCGAAAATACTCTATTGTTtaggtttttgtttttgaaactgAGGGTTTCTTCCACCTTGTCCGCCTGGTTTGTTTCCCTTAGCTCCACCAAAGTTTCCTGTGTAAAAATAAGAATTCGGCCTTATCGAAGGTTACAATTTCTTtagatcatttattttaatgtatatatatataaaaaaaactagtttttatacAACTTGTTTGGACATACCTCTAGCAGCAGGTCTATTCCTTTGGTTCTGCCCGCCTCTACCTCCTTTTATATCGTTTctacctttatttttaataattgtttcttCTTTAACCATATCAATAACTTCGTCTGGTATACGTAAATATTTTATGGTACTTCCACGAATATAGCATTCCGGCATCCTCCAAAATTTGTCACCATCctggaaatattaatattgtataatataaatgaaaaatttataacaagGAATTACCCTAGATGTACAAATAACTTCTCGTAGATTTATATTCATCCAATTATCACAACTAACTAAGTGACCATTGTAAGTTTCTCCGTTTTTTAATTCCACcaactaaaatgaaaaaaaaattggtataaaaacgattttggaaAAACACTAAATAAGTACTTACCATAGGATGATTTTGAGCAGTTCTGAGTAGCGACAAAGGAAGCTAAAAAATATGGACGGTTAAAAAACATCacatacataattttattaaaaattaccatatttttttataaaaatttcttttcggTTTTCAACAATAACAAGAAATATAACTTAACCTAAGATAATCTTCTGGCACGACGTTGACAGTTTTCTGTTTACATATATCCacagttatttataaaaaatacaaaagtagCCATTTTGACGTATAATTTGACACCTGACAAATTtgacaactatcaaattattgtaaaattgtgATCGGGAAGCGGctttgtattatatatatttatatattttataaaaattgtgtgAGTGATTAGTGctgaaaaagttaaattgttAACTCGAATTGACTATACAATTTTGGCTAGCGGTAGTAATCAAATGTTCCGTATAAGATCTAAAAATTGGGTGATACTAATCCCGAATGTCATCCTCAAATTTATCCCACTCTGTTGCTATGGACGTTGACGGTCCTAGCAGCGGACCTGGTACGTTAAAAAGGTGCTCCAGTGCCCCCATGATTAATGAAACCACGAACGTAATGTCTACTGCTAATTCTCCCACATCAAACAGGTacgtaaaaatattaattgggAAGTGTCTGGAAAATTTAGTAACTATTTTTTAGAGACCAACAACCTTTTATTTTCGGTTCTGCGTCACAAATGAGACCTAGAAGGTTCAGTGCTAGTTTTAGTCAAGTTCCTGGGTCACCTGTAAGTTGGTGTATTAAACGAAATGTATTAAATAATATGCTATATGTAGttctatttgttttattaaatgttattttcattttattattgttgatatAGATATTGGGGCCGCGTTTAACACCTCGTATTAATCAGCTTCGTCAAGAAGAGCACGAGGTTACGAGTAATACTCGTGAATTGGCGCACGAACGCGAAATTCATCATACAATGCAAATATCACAATCTTGGGAAGATCTCAGTCTTATGAGCGATAGTAATGAATCTACAAAGAATAATAATCGCATGGGTCCGCTACAACTTAATTTACCTATATGCGGTAGTGGTTTCATATGTAATTCACCTTCTCCTACTAGATCTGGTTTCCAGAGTCCAACGAGGTACTTATGATAATATTCCAATTTGACATTTACTATTTCTggtaaaatttcaatttctaataGGTCTCGAACCATTATAAGAAGAAGTGCTAGTCCAGTTTTGCGTCCCAGTCCATTGGGagttaaaagaaaattggaTGATGATAAAACAGATTTCCACCTCAGTCCGCGAGCCAAAAGAGTTTACAGTTATTCAGGCGGTGCTGATAGGGTGGGTCTACTAACCACTACAGGTAAGAAAGATGAGAATTTTCgagttgtttatttttgtttataacttttaataatttaggCACATCTTTACCTGGTTCGCTTAGTTCAGTCGGTACGCCCGAGTCCGTATCCAGTGCCGATTCTCCTAGTTTCAACAATTTTAGAAACGTCGATAGTCCTTCTCCGGGTCGTGCAATGCCATTAGATAGTATGTCCATATCGAAAAACGATCAAGAAATGACAGAGAGTCCCAGTTAAGTTGAAgtttatgttatttttgttttgaaatattacaGTCGATGTGGAAATCTGTAAGTTTCTCTGGGATGtgccaaaatttttttaataaatcgtATAGAAGTGGAAACAGTTGATATTTGAGAGAGGAAAATTTTgcttatttcattttgaaactgaacagagagaaaaaaaaataatgggaaATAAGTCGAATctgtttttgcaaaaaataagttatattgtacaatttattttttaaatggtaaAAATGGTTAAAAGACATGCATctttcttaaaataatttcgttttttattatttttctaaattaatattgattatattaCACCGTTTGGAACGAAAAGAAGcattaaaattgttttgtatACCAGAGCATCAAAAATATTGTACCGGGTTTACCAAAATGATATGTTTTGCAGTAAAACAACGTCTTCCATTTTGCGGTATAATTTTGCAGTaatctttgaaataattaaaatatatgaacGTGGAACAGTTTGTACTTTAGTTGGTaggtttgttatttatttttcccGTGCGGTaaatcaacgttttttttttttttgttgaaaggaaaaaaatatggtttataAGGTGTGCAATATCAGAGAGAAACGGACATGTATTGTTAGTGATaaggaaaaatttgaattgttgaATGCAGATTGaaatatgaaactttttcaATTCGGATTTCTGTTTATTTGTATAGAGAAATTATCGTATTGATTAGGTTCCGTTTAAAACGGgaacttttaaatattttgtaaatatggtTTTTTTTGCAATACCTTTTTGGATATTAGccaaaattaaataacaattttgtttaCTGCAGAGGGGTGTTATACTGACTTTCCATTTGCTCtcttaatttcaataaaactacTACATAACTTAAAATATCGTTTTTCTTGCAATTTACTGTTAATAATTTTGCTAGATCCCCAATTAGGTACACCTCTTGCAAGTAATATGATTTCTTAGTAAGAGCTAAAATTATTgtgcaaatttttatatatatatatatatatatatatatatatatatatatatatatatatatattttattttttcgtgaTTATATATCTTATtactgttatttaataaaaatcatctAGTCTGTACATTTACTTTCGAACAAAGGAAGCAAATTTGAGAGGTActcatattttgaggttaggcgaaaaaattattgttgcgAATTTAACTCCAAATAATCACGATTAGTAACTAAGcttgaatttctggaaccgttgaccatattcatactgaatacactgtttacactaccactacaccaacattcacaatatacactgtccgacgcgcgtttcgataaccaagttatcgtcttcagagactgaaggtaaattgaTCACGATTAGAATAACAAAGTAAAATTTCGATAAAGATTGTAAACCAAAATACaatgtcaaaaacataacctattTACCACTCCAACTTCAAAACAATGACCTTCACGATTCATAAGATCTTTGAAAGTGCGCATGCGATCGGTCCTAAACTGATTCGGGATTTGACCCACGAACAAAGCTATATACTTTCTACACTGTCGCAATATAAATGTCTATGGTTCTAGAACTACTTTTCCTCTtcttaatattttgacattacgCCACGTTTTTGGAGTTCTTCTTTTTCAGTACTTAACTCGTTGTTTACTACAAAAACAATATAACTTTTACGTGTGTCAGCAAAAATTCTTATGTTAATCTAGTTGTAATAAGAAACAGAAATTATATAGTTTCGATtaatatttaaagtaaaaatctTGAAACTGGAAGGATTAATcctataagtaaaaaaaaatgttttccactGTAATATCAAGTAGTTGAACACCCTTTTGTATATTAAGGTTATCGAAATAGACTGAGAAAACTAATAGTATCTCATGAtgaattcaatataataaatatcgtGTTTCGTGAAAAAGTTCTTGTTAATTGATATATCTTCTGATTAAATAATGATAGTAAAGAGAAATTAATAtagcaacatttttttttcaagctaACATATTGACacctcaaaaaaattatattgttcaaaatCGAACTGGTTTTCGAATAACtataaatcttttattatagaaatgtatttaaaaaaacattattaaatagCTGTAGTGCCTCCGTATTCGTTTTCTTTTCAACTGCCATTTCAACTGTCACGGTCAAGAACGCTATAGTGTGTATCAGTGCAAATGCCAAAAGGATATTTTTGTGTAATTAGAAAAGGAGCTTATTACTGGATagttttaatgtttatttcaacattatttaaatatatctttaa is from Diorhabda sublineata isolate icDioSubl1.1 chromosome 1, icDioSubl1.1, whole genome shotgun sequence and encodes:
- the LOC130448946 gene encoding gastrula zinc finger protein XlCGF26.1-like, producing MSVIACFICDNQFKNEFALMQHISMKHSIEKLTPSNNCKHCSLNFPNSKKLQKHEEDVHKNVDYFPCDYCTCNLKSIKRKLEHTKVVHGITLLIKCTHCEMLFKCEQELNKHIENIHTCEICKIILTDLKAKELHLQIIHNNKYCSFCSKIFRNLIDLKQHMKAVHTDIFLCVDCNKVFKKKLDLDQHMVAVHEQIECMKCNKSFKKAKDLQQHLILVHTQKHSIKSNTVENNFSCKICSRLFSSESAKNSHYEQAHTYPCRYCTKNFKEISQLQQHTDDKHKNVDFFPCNHCTKEFNTELSRYYHIEAFHTFTCYVCYKKFDEAIQLEHHKRSLHQPKNVPSQIFSCRYCPKTFNESGVLEQHKVAKHKNINYFPCEYCLENFDSNISRRNHFIGVHSNLSRNCSNYPTMEIKTRQIICNYCLRSFKSSEDLRKHEIQIHKIVKLNK
- the LOC130448961 gene encoding U6 snRNA-associated Sm-like protein LSm4 is translated as MLPLSLLRTAQNHPMLVELKNGETYNGHLVSCDNWMNINLREVICTSRDGDKFWRMPECYIRGSTIKYLRIPDEVIDMVKEETIIKNKGRNDIKGGRGGQNQRNRPAARGNFGGAKGNKPGGQGGRNPQFQKQKPKQ
- the LOC130448955 gene encoding PPP2R1A-PPP2R2A-interacting phosphatase regulator 1 encodes the protein MSSSNLSHSVAMDVDGPSSGPGTLKRCSSAPMINETTNVMSTANSPTSNRDQQPFIFGSASQMRPRRFSASFSQVPGSPILGPRLTPRINQLRQEEHEVTSNTRELAHEREIHHTMQISQSWEDLSLMSDSNESTKNNNRMGPLQLNLPICGSGFICNSPSPTRSGFQSPTRSRTIIRRSASPVLRPSPLGVKRKLDDDKTDFHLSPRAKRVYSYSGGADRVGLLTTTGTSLPGSLSSVGTPESVSSADSPSFNNFRNVDSPSPGRAMPLDSMSISKNDQEMTESPS